The following are encoded in a window of Sphingobium sp. AP49 genomic DNA:
- a CDS encoding UDP-glucose/GDP-mannose dehydrogenase family protein produces the protein MKITMIGTGYVGLVSGACFADFGHDVVCVDKDAGKIAAIEAGTMPIYEPGLDQLVGTNAAAGRLTFTTDLPAGVKGADAIFIAVGTPSRRGDGHADLSYVYAAAKEIVEALDGPAVIVTKSTVPVGTGDEVERIARELRPDLDIQVVSNPEFLREGAAIGDFKRPDRVVVGTTGDDRAIAVMSQVYRPLNLNQAPLMFTGRRTAELIKYAANAFLATKITFINEMADLCEAVGAEVQDVSRGIGLDKRIGAKFLHAGPGYGGSCFPKDTLALVKTGQDYDAPIRIVETVVQVNDLRKRAMGRKIVKALGGEARGKTVALLGVTFKPNTDDMRDAPSLAIVQALEDAGAKVVAYDPEGMEVAAPMMPGVTMTGSAYEAAAGADALVLVTEWDAFRALDLKRLAGSMTAPVLVDLRNIYPVAEAEAAGFTVSRVGGKGSAA, from the coding sequence ATGAAGATTACGATGATCGGCACGGGCTATGTCGGCCTGGTCTCTGGCGCCTGCTTCGCCGATTTCGGCCATGACGTGGTGTGCGTCGACAAGGATGCGGGCAAGATCGCCGCGATCGAGGCCGGCACCATGCCGATCTACGAGCCCGGTCTCGACCAGCTGGTCGGCACCAATGCCGCCGCCGGCCGCCTGACCTTCACCACGGATCTGCCCGCAGGGGTCAAGGGTGCCGACGCCATCTTCATCGCCGTCGGCACCCCTTCTCGTCGTGGCGACGGCCATGCGGATCTGTCCTATGTCTATGCCGCCGCCAAGGAAATCGTCGAGGCGCTGGACGGTCCGGCGGTGATCGTCACCAAGTCGACCGTCCCCGTCGGTACCGGCGACGAGGTCGAGCGGATCGCGCGCGAGCTGCGCCCCGACCTTGACATCCAGGTCGTGTCCAACCCGGAATTCCTGCGCGAAGGCGCGGCGATCGGCGATTTCAAGCGGCCCGACCGCGTCGTCGTCGGCACCACCGGCGATGACCGCGCGATCGCGGTGATGAGCCAGGTCTATCGCCCGCTCAACCTCAACCAGGCACCGTTGATGTTCACCGGCCGACGCACCGCCGAACTGATCAAATATGCCGCCAACGCCTTCCTGGCGACCAAGATCACCTTCATCAACGAGATGGCGGACCTGTGCGAGGCGGTGGGCGCCGAAGTGCAGGACGTGTCGCGCGGCATCGGCCTCGACAAGCGCATCGGCGCCAAGTTCCTGCATGCCGGCCCGGGCTATGGCGGGTCCTGCTTCCCCAAGGATACGCTGGCGCTGGTCAAGACCGGCCAGGATTATGATGCCCCGATCCGCATCGTCGAGACGGTCGTGCAGGTCAATGATTTGCGCAAGCGGGCCATGGGGCGCAAGATCGTCAAGGCACTGGGCGGCGAGGCGCGCGGCAAGACGGTCGCGCTGCTGGGCGTCACCTTCAAGCCCAATACCGACGACATGCGCGACGCGCCCAGCCTGGCGATCGTCCAGGCGCTGGAGGATGCCGGAGCTAAGGTCGTCGCCTACGACCCTGAGGGCATGGAAGTCGCCGCACCGATGATGCCGGGCGTGACCATGACCGGTTCCGCCTATGAGGCGGCAGCCGGCGCCGACGCGCTGGTACTCGTGACCGAATGGGACGCCTTCCGCGCGCTCGATCTCAAGCGCCTGGCCGGGTCCATGACGGCCCCCGTGCTGGTCGACCTGCGCAACATCTATCCCGTTGCCGAGGCAGAGGCCGCCGGCTTCACCGTCAGCCGCGTCGGCGGAAAGGGCAGCGCGGCCTGA
- the wecB gene encoding UDP-N-acetylglucosamine 2-epimerase (non-hydrolyzing), with protein MKVALVFGTRPEAIKLFPVIHALKARTDIDTRVIVTAQHRGLLDQVLEIAGIVPDIDLDVMTPNQTLDGLTARLIVALGEAFDAEKPDRVVVHGDTLTTMVASLAAYYRKIPVAHVEAGLRSGDIHHPWPEEVNRRVVACIADMNFAPTQAAADALRKENRDAAGIHVTGNTVIDALLATVARVHAEPALASGLDDLAARFVGKRIVAVTSHRRENFGGGMEAIARSIADIAARPDVAVIFPVHPNPNVRPVMDAVLGDLPNVAMIEPLDYPHFVRLLDLCHLVLTDSGGVQEEAPSLGKPVLVMRETTERPEGVQAGTAKLVGADRERIVREVLALLDDDAAYQAMARAHNPFGDGKAAQRIADIIAG; from the coding sequence ATGAAGGTAGCGCTGGTATTCGGGACACGGCCGGAGGCGATCAAATTATTCCCGGTGATCCATGCGCTGAAGGCGCGCACCGACATCGACACGCGCGTCATCGTGACCGCGCAGCATCGCGGCCTGCTGGATCAGGTGCTGGAGATTGCCGGCATCGTGCCGGACATCGACCTGGACGTGATGACCCCCAACCAGACGCTGGACGGGCTGACGGCCAGGCTGATCGTTGCGCTGGGCGAGGCGTTCGACGCGGAAAAGCCCGACCGGGTGGTGGTGCATGGCGATACGCTGACGACGATGGTGGCGAGCCTGGCCGCCTATTATCGCAAGATCCCGGTCGCCCATGTCGAGGCCGGGCTGCGCAGTGGCGACATCCATCATCCCTGGCCCGAAGAGGTTAACCGGCGTGTCGTCGCCTGTATCGCGGACATGAATTTCGCCCCGACCCAGGCCGCAGCAGATGCCTTGCGCAAGGAAAACCGCGATGCGGCGGGCATCCATGTCACCGGCAACACGGTGATCGATGCACTGCTGGCGACGGTGGCGCGGGTGCATGCCGAACCGGCGCTGGCCAGCGGCCTGGATGATCTGGCCGCGCGTTTCGTCGGCAAGCGGATCGTTGCCGTCACCAGCCATCGGCGCGAGAATTTCGGCGGCGGCATGGAAGCGATCGCCCGATCCATCGCCGATATTGCCGCGCGGCCCGATGTGGCGGTGATCTTCCCGGTCCACCCCAATCCCAATGTCCGTCCGGTTATGGATGCGGTGTTGGGCGACTTGCCCAATGTCGCGATGATCGAACCGCTCGACTATCCCCATTTCGTCCGGCTGCTCGACCTGTGCCATCTGGTGCTGACCGACAGCGGCGGCGTGCAGGAAGAGGCGCCTTCGCTGGGCAAGCCGGTGCTGGTGATGCGCGAGACGACCGAACGGCCCGAGGGGGTGCAGGCGGGTACGGCGAAGCTGGTCGGCGCCGACCGCGAGCGCATCGTGCGCGAAGTGCTGGCGCTGCTGGACGATGACGCCGCCTATCAGGCGATGGCCCGCGCCCATAATCCCTTTGGCGATGGCAAGGCGGCGCAGCGGATCGCGGATATCATCGCGGGATGA
- the wecC gene encoding UDP-N-acetyl-D-mannosamine dehydrogenase gives MPVDTKQKVSVIGLGYIGLPTAALIARGGAHVVGVDVSAHVVETVNSGRVHIEEVDLDGLVQGVVARGNLRASLCVEPSDVFIIAVPTPVAEDRAPDISYVLQAARTVAPVLKAGDTMILESTSPVGTTEAMRDLIADLRPDLKMPAPGIAGDIAIAYCPERVLPGRILVELIDNDRCIGGITPRCARKALGFYRQFVRGACITTTARAAEMVKLVENSFRDVNIAFANELSVIADGMDIDVWEVIRLANRHPRVNILQPGPGVGGHCIAVDPWFIVHGDPENARIIRTAREVNDGKTDYVVAKSSDLIDAFAGEDVACLGLAFKPNIDDFRESPAVKVASRLARRYGKRVKLVEPYAQDLPMEFAGTGAELIDLDTALEQCGVFVILVDHDMFKSVPVDERAGKAVYDTRGIWPDQPRRQPGPVAQRIAV, from the coding sequence ATGCCTGTCGATACCAAGCAGAAGGTTTCCGTCATCGGTCTGGGGTATATCGGCCTGCCGACTGCGGCGCTGATCGCGCGGGGCGGTGCGCATGTCGTCGGCGTCGACGTCAGTGCCCATGTGGTCGAGACGGTCAATTCGGGCCGGGTCCATATCGAGGAAGTCGATCTGGATGGTCTGGTGCAAGGCGTGGTGGCGCGCGGCAATCTGCGCGCGTCGCTCTGCGTCGAGCCGAGCGACGTCTTCATCATCGCCGTGCCGACCCCGGTAGCCGAAGACCGCGCGCCTGACATTTCCTACGTGCTCCAGGCCGCGCGGACGGTCGCGCCGGTGCTCAAGGCCGGCGACACGATGATCCTGGAATCGACCTCGCCGGTCGGCACGACCGAGGCGATGCGCGACCTGATCGCGGACCTGCGCCCCGACCTCAAAATGCCGGCCCCCGGTATCGCGGGTGACATCGCCATCGCCTATTGCCCCGAGCGCGTGCTGCCCGGCCGCATCCTGGTCGAGCTGATCGACAATGACCGCTGCATCGGTGGGATCACGCCGCGCTGCGCGCGCAAGGCGCTGGGTTTCTATCGCCAGTTCGTGCGGGGTGCCTGCATCACCACCACCGCCCGCGCGGCCGAGATGGTGAAGCTGGTCGAAAACAGCTTCCGCGACGTCAACATCGCCTTTGCCAATGAATTGTCGGTGATTGCCGACGGCATGGACATCGATGTGTGGGAGGTGATCCGCCTGGCCAACCGCCATCCGCGCGTCAACATCCTGCAGCCCGGCCCCGGCGTGGGTGGTCACTGTATTGCCGTAGACCCCTGGTTCATCGTCCATGGCGATCCGGAAAATGCCCGCATCATCCGCACCGCGCGTGAAGTGAATGACGGCAAGACCGATTATGTCGTGGCCAAGTCGTCCGACCTGATCGATGCCTTCGCCGGCGAGGACGTCGCTTGCCTTGGCCTCGCCTTCAAGCCGAACATCGACGATTTCCGCGAAAGCCCGGCGGTCAAGGTCGCCAGCCGCCTGGCCCGCCGCTATGGCAAGCGGGTCAAGCTGGTCGAACCCTATGCCCAGGATCTGCCGATGGAATTCGCCGGCACGGGGGCCGAACTGATCGATCTCGATACGGCTCTGGAACAATGCGGCGTGTTCGTCATTCTTGTTGATCATGACATGTTCAAATCTGTTCCCGTCGACGAGCGTGCCGGCAAGGCGGTCTATGACACGCGCGGCATCTGGCCCGATCAGCCCCGTCGCCAGCCGGGGCCAGTGGCGCAACGCATCGCGGTCTGA
- a CDS encoding polysaccharide biosynthesis/export family protein, with protein MMGCAGAIAGLSLAGCATVEDAPRGDAAYALVPTPIAVGRDYVISPDDVLRIQVYHEPGLSLEDAQVTAAGMVRLPLVGDVSIGGLTAGEASDVIAGRLGERYLVSPQVTVFVKKAVSRRITVDGEVREPGLFPVEGRIGLIQAVALAHGPTRLASLGQVVVVRTVEGQRQAAMFDLGAIRRGGAPDPEILAGDQVIVGLSRAKAILGGALIAIPAVATGFIAIDGGN; from the coding sequence ATGATGGGATGTGCGGGCGCGATCGCCGGCCTGTCGCTGGCTGGCTGCGCGACGGTGGAGGATGCGCCACGGGGCGATGCCGCCTATGCGCTGGTCCCGACGCCGATCGCCGTCGGGCGCGATTATGTGATCAGCCCGGACGATGTCCTGCGCATCCAGGTCTATCATGAACCCGGGCTGTCGCTGGAAGATGCGCAGGTGACCGCTGCGGGCATGGTGCGCCTGCCTCTTGTCGGCGATGTGTCGATAGGCGGGCTGACGGCCGGCGAGGCGTCGGATGTGATCGCCGGGCGGCTGGGCGAACGTTATCTGGTGTCACCGCAGGTCACCGTGTTCGTCAAGAAAGCGGTCAGCCGTCGCATCACCGTGGATGGCGAGGTGCGCGAGCCGGGCCTGTTTCCGGTCGAAGGGCGCATTGGCCTGATCCAGGCGGTGGCGCTGGCCCATGGCCCGACCCGGCTTGCCAGCCTGGGGCAGGTCGTGGTGGTGCGGACGGTCGAGGGGCAGCGCCAGGCGGCTATGTTCGACCTGGGTGCCATTCGCCGGGGGGGCGCGCCCGATCCTGAAATCCTGGCCGGGGATCAGGTGATCGTCGGCCTGTCACGCGCCAAGGCCATATTGGGCGGCGCGCTGATCGCCATCCCTGCGGTCGCCACCGGCTTTATCGCCATCGACGGAGGAAATTGA
- a CDS encoding polysaccharide biosynthesis tyrosine autokinase, with the protein MASRHRIIDLATQSTPSEDRTARFVEGARGIWTVIRRHRVILFVTMALCVLAGVFYIMFSTPDYRATASVEVEDVPAGAAGTGTAQRPASADDTETMMQTELEVLRSRALAEDVARELALVGSPVFFQGMDAKRPMQATGGLSQRQVEHEQVVKLLRDNLEVELPGKSRVLRISFVSADPVLSARVANSYADSLIRADLKRGFESGVQARRFLLGELDGARKDLERAERDMAVYAARTGAVPAPKDEAAKAEAASNGTAKPAVDRDAPLSEGSVATRLAQLNAFRAQAVADRIAAQKRWESARAASAETLPEVLGNGAMQQLMAERAQARAALVEERQFRKDAHPEMREARARVAALDDQAESMANSIRASLRQEYDVAVHGEKQIASEIAALEREARVERGRDMQIGMMGRSVDTYRMLHDSLLQRYRDMASQAGFQAGRIQPLDRAAVPTQPFAPHGGKIMLIASLGGMLLGLLLIAARHMFDDAVTSADTLAERVNLSLLGAVPTASDRDPQSESYTPIAASLLLASVAGLPRSILVTSAQEGEGKSVTLNALARALAKRDKKILVVDADMRRPMQHNLFRVTPAGGISEALTGQAKVDELIVDSGVPGVSLLPCGAIPPNPAELLSTPALDALLAAVRDRYDTVLIDAPPILGLPDSPLLAAKVQVTVLVVEWGRNHHGGLRVAVERLRRAGGSIVGAVLTKAQGRAYEYDYHRGG; encoded by the coding sequence ATGGCATCCCGGCATCGGATCATCGACCTGGCTACCCAGTCCACGCCATCCGAGGACCGCACCGCCCGTTTCGTAGAGGGCGCGCGTGGTATCTGGACGGTCATACGTCGCCATCGCGTGATCCTGTTCGTCACCATGGCGCTGTGCGTGCTGGCGGGTGTCTTCTATATCATGTTTTCGACGCCCGATTATCGGGCGACCGCTTCGGTCGAGGTCGAAGATGTTCCTGCCGGCGCCGCGGGTACCGGGACGGCGCAACGGCCCGCATCGGCCGACGATACCGAAACGATGATGCAGACCGAGCTGGAAGTGCTGCGCAGCCGGGCGCTGGCCGAGGATGTCGCACGCGAACTGGCGCTGGTCGGTAGTCCCGTCTTCTTCCAGGGCATGGATGCCAAGCGGCCGATGCAGGCCACGGGCGGGCTCAGCCAGCGCCAGGTCGAGCATGAGCAGGTGGTCAAATTGCTCCGCGACAATCTGGAGGTCGAACTGCCCGGCAAGTCGCGGGTGTTGCGCATCAGCTTCGTTAGTGCCGACCCGGTCCTGTCTGCGCGGGTTGCCAACAGCTATGCCGACAGCCTGATCCGCGCTGATTTGAAGCGCGGCTTTGAATCGGGTGTGCAGGCGCGCCGCTTCCTGCTGGGCGAATTGGACGGGGCGCGCAAGGATCTGGAGCGGGCCGAACGCGACATGGCGGTTTATGCCGCGCGAACCGGCGCGGTGCCCGCACCGAAGGACGAGGCGGCTAAGGCCGAAGCGGCAAGCAATGGAACGGCCAAGCCGGCAGTGGACCGTGATGCGCCGCTGTCCGAAGGATCGGTGGCGACGCGGCTGGCCCAGCTCAACGCCTTTCGCGCGCAGGCGGTGGCTGACCGGATCGCGGCGCAGAAGCGGTGGGAAAGTGCCCGCGCCGCGAGCGCCGAGACCCTGCCTGAGGTGCTGGGCAATGGTGCGATGCAGCAGTTGATGGCCGAACGGGCGCAGGCGCGGGCCGCGCTGGTCGAGGAGCGTCAGTTCCGCAAGGATGCGCATCCCGAAATGCGCGAGGCACGGGCGCGGGTCGCGGCGCTTGACGATCAGGCGGAATCGATGGCCAACAGCATCCGGGCCTCGTTGCGCCAGGAATATGATGTGGCGGTCCATGGCGAAAAGCAGATCGCATCGGAAATCGCGGCGCTGGAACGTGAAGCGCGGGTCGAACGGGGACGTGACATGCAGATCGGCATGATGGGCCGATCGGTCGATACCTATCGCATGCTGCATGACAGCCTGTTGCAACGCTATCGCGACATGGCGTCGCAGGCGGGATTCCAGGCGGGCCGCATCCAGCCGCTAGATCGGGCCGCGGTGCCGACTCAGCCGTTCGCGCCGCATGGCGGCAAGATCATGCTGATCGCGTCGCTGGGCGGCATGCTGCTCGGGTTGCTACTGATTGCTGCGCGCCACATGTTCGACGATGCGGTGACATCGGCCGACACGCTGGCAGAGCGGGTCAATCTGTCGTTGTTGGGCGCGGTGCCGACGGCAAGCGATCGAGATCCGCAGTCGGAAAGCTATACGCCGATCGCTGCTTCGCTGCTGCTTGCCTCCGTTGCCGGCCTGCCCCGTTCCATTCTGGTCACCAGTGCCCAGGAAGGGGAGGGCAAGTCGGTGACTCTCAATGCGCTGGCGCGGGCGCTGGCGAAGCGCGACAAGAAGATTCTGGTGGTCGACGCCGACATGCGCCGGCCGATGCAGCATAATCTGTTCCGGGTGACGCCGGCTGGCGGGATTAGCGAAGCGCTGACCGGCCAGGCCAAGGTGGACGAACTGATCGTCGATAGCGGTGTTCCCGGTGTGTCGCTGCTGCCTTGTGGGGCGATCCCGCCCAACCCGGCGGAATTGCTATCGACCCCGGCGCTCGATGCGCTGCTCGCGGCCGTGCGCGACCGTTATGATACGGTGCTGATCGATGCGCCGCCGATCCTGGGCCTGCCCGATTCGCCTTTGCTGGCCGCCAAGGTGCAGGTGACGGTGCTGGTGGTGGAATGGGGGCGGAACCATCATGGTGGACTGCGCGTCGCGGTAGAGCGTCTGCGCCGTGCCGGCGGCTCGATCGTCGGTGCCGTGCTGACCAAGGCGCAGGGGCGCGCCTATGAATATGATTATCACCGGGGCGGCTGA
- the purQ gene encoding phosphoribosylformylglycinamidine synthase subunit PurQ yields MKSAVIVFPGSNCDRDLAVAFEAATGSKPAMVWHRDTELPDDIDLIGVPGGFSYGDYLRSGAMAARSPVMQAVARAADRGAFVLGICNGFQVLTESGLLPGALLRNAGGHFVCRDVALTVENAQSAFTSRYAAGETIRFPVAHHDGNYFADDVALDRLEGEGRVALRYAESVNGSARNIAGVLNEAGNVLGMMPHPERVIEAAHGSTDGQRLFTGLVEGLLARA; encoded by the coding sequence ATGAAGAGCGCCGTCATCGTCTTTCCGGGCAGCAATTGCGACCGCGACCTGGCGGTGGCGTTCGAGGCTGCGACCGGGTCCAAGCCCGCCATGGTGTGGCATCGCGATACCGAACTGCCCGACGACATCGACCTGATCGGCGTGCCCGGCGGCTTTTCCTATGGCGACTATCTGCGGTCCGGCGCAATGGCTGCCCGCTCGCCGGTGATGCAGGCCGTCGCCCGTGCCGCCGACCGTGGCGCCTTTGTCCTGGGCATCTGCAACGGTTTCCAGGTCCTGACCGAAAGCGGCCTGCTGCCCGGCGCGCTGCTGCGCAATGCCGGCGGCCATTTCGTCTGCCGCGACGTCGCCCTGACCGTCGAGAACGCCCAGAGCGCCTTCACCAGCCGCTATGCCGCCGGTGAAACGATCCGCTTCCCGGTCGCCCATCATGACGGCAATTATTTCGCCGACGACGTCGCGCTCGATCGCCTGGAAGGCGAAGGCCGGGTCGCCCTGCGCTACGCTGAAAGCGTCAATGGTTCGGCCCGCAACATCGCCGGCGTCCTGAACGAAGCCGGCAATGTGCTGGGCATGATGCCGCACCCCGAGCGCGTGATCGAAGCGGCCCATGGCAGCACGGACGGCCAACGCCTGTTCACCGGCCTGGTCGAGGGCCTGCTCGCCCGCGCCTGA
- the purS gene encoding phosphoribosylformylglycinamidine synthase subunit PurS produces MKARIFVTLKGGVLDPQGRAIHHALEGLGFGGVNDVRAGKLIELDLADGTSDEDIDAMCRKLLANTVIENYRIEKVA; encoded by the coding sequence ATGAAAGCCCGCATCTTCGTGACCCTCAAGGGCGGCGTCCTCGATCCGCAGGGCCGTGCGATCCACCATGCGCTCGAAGGCCTGGGCTTTGGCGGCGTCAATGACGTGCGCGCCGGCAAGCTCATTGAACTGGACCTGGCCGACGGCACCAGCGACGAGGATATCGACGCCATGTGCCGCAAGCTGCTGGCCAACACGGTCATCGAAAACTACCGCATCGAAAAGGTGGCCTGA
- a CDS encoding sulfite exporter TauE/SafE family protein has product MNPDILYFACAIIAVIISGLAKGGFAGVGALAMPIMALGVDPVRGAAILLPILILQDAVSVWAFRRSWDGRILAVMLPGMAIGVGLGYWFAAQVSETAVLGALGAISTLFGAQRLWVERGGAIVLPSTSPGWVGTLFGVASGFTSQIAHAGSPPFQMWVLPKKLPRDMLVGTTAVAFAVMNWMKVPAYAALGQFTRVNLMATAMLVPVAVVATFAGVWLVRRIDAARFYTLIYVLMLLLGLKLMADALLA; this is encoded by the coding sequence ATGAACCCCGACATCCTCTATTTCGCCTGTGCCATCATCGCCGTCATCATTTCCGGACTTGCCAAGGGCGGGTTTGCCGGCGTCGGTGCGCTCGCCATGCCGATCATGGCGCTGGGCGTCGATCCGGTACGGGGTGCGGCAATCCTGCTGCCAATCCTGATCCTGCAGGACGCGGTCAGCGTCTGGGCCTTCCGCCGCAGCTGGGACGGCCGCATCCTGGCGGTGATGCTGCCCGGCATGGCGATCGGCGTCGGGTTGGGCTACTGGTTTGCAGCGCAGGTTTCGGAAACGGCGGTACTGGGCGCGCTCGGCGCGATATCCACTCTGTTTGGGGCGCAGCGGCTCTGGGTCGAACGCGGCGGGGCGATCGTCCTGCCATCGACCTCGCCCGGTTGGGTCGGCACCCTGTTCGGGGTCGCCAGTGGATTCACCAGCCAGATCGCCCATGCAGGCTCGCCGCCCTTTCAGATGTGGGTGCTGCCCAAGAAGTTGCCACGCGACATGCTGGTCGGCACGACGGCTGTCGCCTTCGCCGTCATGAACTGGATGAAGGTGCCGGCCTATGCCGCGCTGGGCCAGTTCACCCGCGTCAATCTGATGGCGACGGCGATGCTGGTGCCGGTCGCGGTGGTCGCAACCTTCGCGGGGGTGTGGCTGGTCCGTCGGATCGATGCGGCGCGCTTCTACACGCTCATCTACGTGCTGATGCTGCTGCTCGGACTCAAGCTGATGGCGGATGCGCTGTTGGCCTGA
- the purC gene encoding phosphoribosylaminoimidazolesuccinocarboxamide synthase, whose product MARRRQIYEGKAKILYEGPEPGTIIQYFKDDATAFNAQKKGTISGKGVLNNRISEHIFTLLGQIGVPTHFIRRLNMREQLVRQVEIVPIEVVVRNVAAGSLSKKLGIEEGTQLPRTLIEYCYKDDALGDPLISEEHIACFGWATQEEMHDIADMAIRINDFMCGLFAGIGIRLIDFKLEFGRLYDGDYSRVILADEISPDGCRLWDMATNEKLDKDRFRRDLGGEVEAYQEVARRLGLLPEGLDTTVLDLDTHRKKREKD is encoded by the coding sequence ATGGCCCGTCGCCGCCAGATCTACGAAGGCAAGGCAAAGATCCTTTACGAAGGCCCCGAGCCCGGTACGATCATCCAATATTTCAAGGATGACGCGACCGCCTTCAATGCTCAGAAAAAGGGCACGATTTCGGGCAAGGGCGTACTCAACAACCGCATTTCCGAGCATATCTTCACCCTGCTCGGCCAGATCGGCGTGCCGACCCATTTCATTCGCCGCCTCAACATGCGCGAGCAGTTGGTCCGCCAGGTCGAGATCGTGCCGATCGAGGTCGTTGTGCGCAATGTTGCCGCCGGTTCGCTGTCGAAGAAGCTCGGCATCGAAGAAGGCACACAGCTGCCCCGCACGCTGATCGAATATTGCTATAAGGACGATGCGCTGGGCGACCCGCTGATCTCCGAAGAGCATATCGCCTGCTTCGGCTGGGCGACGCAGGAAGAGATGCACGACATTGCCGACATGGCGATCCGCATCAACGACTTCATGTGCGGCCTGTTCGCCGGCATCGGCATCCGCCTGATCGATTTCAAGCTGGAATTCGGCCGCCTCTATGACGGTGACTACAGCCGCGTGATCCTGGCCGACGAGATCAGCCCCGATGGTTGCCGCTTGTGGGACATGGCGACCAACGAGAAGCTGGACAAGGATCGCTTCCGTCGCGACCTGGGTGGCGAAGTCGAAGCCTATCAGGAAGTGGCGCGCCGCCTGGGCCTGCTGCCCGAGGGCCTCGACACCACCGTCCTCGACCTCGACACGCATCGCAAGAAGCGCGAAAAGGACTGA
- a CDS encoding aminotransferase class V-fold PLP-dependent enzyme produces MLDRRSFLGSAAAASLAAPISAEALTSIPLPAPDLFGRDEDAYWATLRRQFLIPADVVNLNVGTVGSSPRPVLKAIFDGFETTEQMTQEGSEDYPIWGYGAWDQYRKPFADFMGAKVEQMAILRNCTEANSYIANGFDMKPGDEVLISDEEHGSGEMPWMLRQRRYGVVVKKFAMPKPPKNAAEILNRINDAITPKTRILFVSHISTSTGVVLPAKEIAALARSKGIVSAFDGAHAPGMMKVDLDDIGCDLYTGSMHKWLFATKGTGFLYLRDKSVMDRVWNTIATGGYDDPTRMADRYMQIGSSCIPTLMGLNAAIGFANSIGIDRIEKRNRMLADYIHAEMLKRGAEDWTSPDPALRCAIATVNVPPVQRMELQDWLWKTHKVRIRGGNPSKLRLATPYFLSKADIDRFLGLFDEYRKMKGA; encoded by the coding sequence ATGCTCGATCGACGTTCCTTCCTTGGCAGCGCCGCCGCTGCCTCCCTCGCTGCGCCGATCAGCGCAGAGGCTCTGACCAGCATCCCCCTCCCCGCCCCCGATCTTTTTGGCAGGGATGAGGACGCCTATTGGGCGACGCTGCGCCGGCAATTCCTGATCCCGGCCGATGTCGTGAACCTCAATGTCGGCACGGTCGGCTCCTCGCCACGCCCGGTATTGAAGGCGATCTTCGACGGGTTCGAGACGACCGAGCAGATGACCCAGGAAGGGTCGGAGGATTATCCGATCTGGGGCTATGGCGCCTGGGACCAGTATCGCAAGCCTTTCGCCGATTTCATGGGTGCGAAGGTCGAGCAGATGGCGATCCTGCGCAACTGCACGGAGGCAAACAGCTACATCGCCAACGGCTTCGACATGAAGCCGGGCGACGAGGTGCTGATCAGCGACGAGGAACATGGATCGGGCGAAATGCCCTGGATGCTGCGCCAGCGCCGCTATGGCGTGGTGGTGAAGAAATTCGCCATGCCCAAACCGCCGAAGAACGCGGCCGAGATCCTCAACCGCATCAACGACGCGATCACGCCGAAAACGCGCATCCTCTTCGTCAGCCATATCAGCACCTCGACCGGCGTGGTGCTGCCGGCCAAGGAGATTGCCGCGCTCGCCCGGTCGAAGGGGATCGTCTCCGCCTTCGACGGCGCCCATGCGCCGGGCATGATGAAGGTCGATCTCGATGATATCGGGTGCGACCTCTATACCGGGTCGATGCACAAATGGCTGTTCGCGACCAAGGGCACGGGCTTTCTCTATCTGCGCGACAAGAGCGTGATGGACCGGGTGTGGAACACGATCGCGACCGGCGGCTATGACGACCCGACCCGCATGGCCGACCGCTACATGCAGATCGGCTCTTCCTGCATCCCGACCTTGATGGGGCTCAACGCCGCGATCGGCTTCGCCAACAGCATCGGCATCGACCGGATCGAAAAGCGGAACCGGATGCTCGCCGACTATATCCATGCCGAGATGCTGAAGCGCGGCGCGGAGGACTGGACCTCGCCCGATCCGGCGCTGCGCTGCGCGATCGCGACCGTCAATGTGCCGCCAGTGCAGCGGATGGAATTGCAGGACTGGCTGTGGAAGACCCACAAGGTCCGAATTCGCGGTGGCAACCCCAGCAAGTTGCGCCTCGCCACGCCCTATTTCCTCAGCAAGGCGGACATCGACCGCTTCCTTGGCCTGTTCGACGAATATCGGAAGATGAAGGGGGCCTAG